A portion of the Nitratidesulfovibrio termitidis HI1 genome contains these proteins:
- the brxL gene encoding BREX system Lon protease-like protein BrxL produces the protein MNKLDQKINTHFPGLVVRKDLVKTVKGNAIVPSYVLEYLLGQYCATSDEPTIQTGIETVKDILAKHYVHRNEAGLVRSNIKEKGRYKVIDKISVDLNEKKDVYEAEFSNLGIKKVLVGSATVKAYPKLLVSGVWCIADIEYEFTEDKNASPWILSSLKPIQLSHFDFDGYVEARKRFTTDEWIDLLVQSIGFNPERFGKRSKLTQLVRLIPFCERNYNLIELGPKGTGKSHIYSEFSPHGILISGGEVTVPKLFVNNSSGKIGLVGYWDCVAFDEFAGKQKRVDKALVDIMKNYMANKSFSRGVETLGAEASMVFVGNTQHTVAYMLKHSDLFCELPEKFYDSAFLDRIHFYIPGWEVDIIRGEMFSSDYGFVVDYLAEILRSLRNHDYSDRYKEHFSLSSDISTRDRDGINKTFSGLMKILFPHGGATTEEVEELLRFAIEGRKRVKDQLMRIDSTYGNVRFTYRGTDGQDKPVTTLEEEEYPNYYHKAIAASEDGEILEAAQPDSPQSPSAPLAPAEPALKEKHLTFQENQKGLSFDTLLGPYLKGATAITVTDPYIRLFYQMRNFMEFLETVVKHKAPDEEVSVHLVTTEDEFKGEQQRENFEKMKESASSVGVNFTWEFDGTGTIHARHIVTDHGWKISLDRGLDIFQHYEMNDAFAFANRLQQYRPCKAFEVTFIKH, from the coding sequence ATGAACAAGCTTGACCAGAAAATCAACACACACTTTCCGGGACTCGTTGTCCGCAAAGACCTCGTCAAGACGGTCAAGGGCAACGCCATCGTCCCCTCCTACGTACTGGAATACCTGCTGGGCCAGTACTGCGCCACCAGCGATGAACCTACCATCCAGACTGGCATCGAAACGGTGAAGGATATCCTTGCCAAGCATTACGTGCACCGGAATGAAGCCGGATTGGTCCGCTCGAACATCAAGGAAAAGGGGCGCTACAAGGTCATCGACAAAATCAGCGTTGACCTGAATGAGAAGAAGGATGTCTATGAGGCGGAGTTTTCCAATCTCGGCATCAAAAAGGTGCTGGTAGGCTCAGCTACGGTCAAGGCCTACCCCAAACTTCTGGTTAGCGGCGTGTGGTGTATCGCTGATATCGAGTACGAATTCACCGAAGACAAAAATGCCAGCCCTTGGATACTGTCGAGCCTTAAACCGATCCAACTCTCACATTTCGATTTCGACGGTTACGTTGAGGCCCGCAAACGATTCACCACCGACGAGTGGATCGACCTGCTGGTGCAAAGCATCGGCTTCAATCCGGAGAGGTTCGGCAAGCGCAGCAAGCTGACCCAGCTTGTCCGCCTGATCCCTTTTTGCGAGCGCAACTACAATCTGATCGAGCTTGGCCCCAAGGGGACAGGTAAATCACACATTTACTCTGAGTTTTCGCCGCACGGCATCCTGATCTCCGGTGGCGAGGTTACGGTTCCCAAACTGTTCGTGAACAATTCTTCCGGAAAAATTGGCCTGGTTGGCTACTGGGATTGCGTTGCCTTCGACGAGTTTGCTGGAAAGCAAAAGCGCGTGGACAAGGCCCTAGTCGATATCATGAAGAACTACATGGCCAATAAGTCCTTCTCGCGAGGCGTCGAAACGCTGGGAGCGGAGGCATCCATGGTGTTCGTGGGCAACACCCAGCACACTGTGGCCTACATGCTCAAGCACTCGGACCTGTTCTGCGAGTTGCCCGAAAAGTTCTATGACTCCGCGTTTCTTGACCGAATTCATTTCTATATCCCCGGCTGGGAGGTCGACATCATTCGGGGTGAGATGTTCTCCAGCGATTACGGATTCGTGGTGGACTACCTGGCTGAGATCCTCCGCTCGCTACGCAACCACGATTACTCGGACCGCTACAAGGAGCACTTCTCCCTCTCCTCCGATATCTCGACACGGGACCGCGATGGTATCAACAAGACATTCTCCGGCTTGATGAAGATACTTTTCCCGCATGGTGGGGCGACCACGGAAGAGGTCGAGGAACTGCTACGATTCGCGATTGAAGGCCGCAAGCGCGTCAAAGACCAACTGATGCGCATCGACTCCACCTACGGAAACGTCCGCTTTACCTATCGAGGTACGGACGGACAGGACAAGCCGGTCACCACGCTCGAAGAAGAGGAGTACCCCAACTACTACCACAAGGCCATTGCCGCGAGTGAAGACGGGGAAATCTTGGAAGCTGCGCAACCGGACTCGCCCCAAAGTCCATCCGCCCCCCTGGCCCCAGCCGAGCCTGCCCTCAAAGAAAAACACCTCACATTCCAGGAGAACCAGAAGGGCCTTTCCTTCGATACGCTGCTCGGCCCGTATCTCAAGGGCGCGACCGCAATCACCGTCACCGACCCGTACATCCGCCTGTTTTACCAGATGCGCAACTTCATGGAATTTTTGGAAACAGTGGTCAAGCACAAGGCTCCGGATGAGGAAGTGTCCGTACATCTGGTAACGACGGAAGATGAATTCAAAGGCGAACAACAAAGGGAAAACTTCGAGAAGATGAAGGAGTCCGCCAGCAGCGTTGGCGTGAATTTCACCTGGGAATTCGACGGTACCGGCACTATCCACGCCCGCCACATCGTGACCGACCACGGCTGGAAAATCTCCCTGGATCGCGGCCTCGACATCTTTCAGCACTATGAGATGAACGATGCCTTTGCCTTCGCCAATCGACTGCAGCAATACCGCCCATGCAAGGCGTTTGAGGTGACGTTCATTAAACACTAG
- a CDS encoding AAA family ATPase: protein MSGISASLAKWFSERAQWLQIAANRLLQQSALTDNDVSELATLCQQEADCKPSKTTCSFPAAAFAQGAAGSLRLCSISGVEGVNALAPKKPLEFGKSNITIVYGNNGSGKSGYVRLLKHACGARETGTLHRNVFKPGSAVQKACISFEQDGIPKSHTWSGQGICDDLNSVDIFDTSFGKVFVSSEDEVRYEPPVLSFFSSLILACEKVASALDAEATRHQSKKPNILGDKKVTPEGIWYEAISAKTSPQDIDKHCSFGSTDETEMQTLQQRLTEQAPTEKANQLRRQKQHIDTLVQDAQKHLKQLSNENYRRIIAAKKRSILKKAAADTAAEKVFSGSELEGLGSDVWKELWEAARNYSVSAAYKEAEYPNVADDSRCVLCHQTLTQAAKERLVSFENFVKGEMQKAALDAAKEYETATQTIEALPTSETLKTRIDAAGIPQDEVANQVTDFFAQLQARKDLLPRIDSEEAIPDPLISPKWIEKASAQSKSLGELAAKYDEDAKSDNREEIKKKLNSLQARKWLSEHRAAIDEEVARLKLLNQIQEAKKSTNTKALSQKKGELAEALITDAFVQRFNAELKTLGASQVKVELVKSKVSKGRVLHKLQLRGASQNGLADVLSEGEKRIVSIAAFLADVTGKSNQAPFIFDDPISSLDQSYEEAVVQRLIELSQDKQVIVFTHRLSLLGTVRHFAEKKTIKPDVVSIRSADWGTGEPAPIPLSQSDIKSALNTLMNQRYQDAKKASENGEFEHAEILLKSICSDFRMLVERSIENDLLCGVVQRFQRPVHTLRLKDLAKLKDADCNLLDSLMTKYSGFEHSQPAESPVELPKPDDLLTDMTLLKNWREEYAKRPASAVNE from the coding sequence ATGAGCGGGATATCGGCATCACTGGCCAAATGGTTTTCAGAGCGCGCCCAGTGGCTCCAGATTGCGGCGAATCGATTACTTCAGCAGTCTGCGCTTACTGACAACGATGTCTCTGAGCTCGCAACCCTGTGTCAGCAAGAAGCCGACTGTAAGCCGTCCAAAACGACCTGTTCCTTTCCTGCTGCCGCGTTCGCCCAGGGCGCAGCAGGCTCCCTGCGTTTGTGTTCAATCAGTGGAGTCGAAGGAGTAAACGCCCTTGCTCCGAAAAAGCCACTTGAGTTTGGCAAGAGCAATATCACGATTGTCTATGGCAACAACGGGTCAGGAAAATCCGGTTATGTCAGACTCCTCAAACATGCATGCGGAGCCCGCGAGACAGGTACCCTCCACCGCAACGTCTTTAAGCCCGGCTCTGCCGTACAGAAAGCCTGCATTTCGTTTGAGCAGGACGGCATTCCGAAGAGTCACACGTGGTCAGGACAAGGGATCTGCGATGATCTCAATAGCGTTGATATTTTCGACACCTCGTTCGGCAAGGTCTTTGTCAGCAGCGAAGACGAGGTGAGATACGAACCGCCGGTTCTATCGTTCTTCAGCTCGCTCATCCTCGCATGCGAAAAAGTCGCATCGGCCTTGGACGCCGAGGCCACCCGGCACCAGTCCAAAAAGCCGAATATCCTGGGTGACAAGAAGGTAACTCCTGAAGGCATCTGGTACGAAGCCATCAGCGCCAAGACCAGCCCCCAGGATATTGACAAGCATTGTTCGTTCGGCAGCACTGACGAAACCGAGATGCAAACGCTGCAGCAACGCCTTACCGAACAGGCACCGACTGAAAAAGCGAACCAGCTGAGAAGGCAGAAACAGCATATCGACACCCTGGTCCAGGATGCCCAAAAGCATCTGAAACAATTGTCAAACGAGAATTATCGACGAATCATTGCTGCCAAGAAGAGGTCGATTCTCAAGAAGGCGGCGGCAGATACGGCGGCAGAAAAGGTGTTCTCTGGAAGCGAGTTGGAAGGCCTCGGCTCTGATGTCTGGAAAGAGTTATGGGAAGCGGCCCGGAACTACTCCGTATCGGCTGCTTACAAAGAGGCCGAGTACCCGAATGTTGCTGATGATTCCCGTTGTGTCCTGTGCCACCAGACCTTGACCCAGGCAGCTAAAGAGCGGCTGGTCTCCTTCGAAAATTTCGTGAAGGGCGAAATGCAGAAAGCCGCATTGGATGCGGCCAAGGAATACGAGACCGCCACTCAAACTATCGAGGCGCTACCGACATCGGAGACACTGAAGACACGTATCGATGCGGCTGGGATTCCACAGGATGAAGTCGCCAACCAAGTGACGGATTTCTTTGCTCAACTGCAGGCTAGAAAAGACCTGCTCCCTAGAATTGATTCCGAAGAAGCCATTCCCGATCCTCTAATCTCACCGAAATGGATCGAAAAAGCCAGCGCCCAGTCGAAAAGCCTCGGTGAACTCGCGGCAAAATATGACGAAGACGCCAAAAGCGACAATCGTGAGGAGATCAAGAAGAAGCTAAACAGCCTACAGGCCAGAAAGTGGTTGTCTGAGCACCGCGCCGCCATTGATGAAGAAGTCGCCCGATTGAAGCTACTGAACCAGATTCAGGAAGCCAAGAAGTCGACCAACACCAAAGCCCTGTCCCAGAAGAAAGGGGAGCTGGCAGAAGCTCTGATCACGGATGCGTTCGTGCAAAGATTCAACGCGGAACTCAAGACCCTCGGCGCGTCTCAGGTGAAGGTTGAACTCGTGAAATCAAAAGTCTCCAAGGGCCGCGTCCTTCATAAGCTCCAGCTTCGAGGGGCCTCTCAGAACGGGCTCGCCGATGTTCTGAGCGAGGGAGAAAAACGGATCGTTTCCATTGCGGCATTTTTGGCCGACGTCACCGGCAAGAGCAACCAAGCCCCGTTTATCTTTGACGATCCAATATCCTCGCTTGACCAAAGCTATGAAGAGGCCGTGGTTCAAAGGCTGATCGAGTTGTCTCAAGATAAACAGGTCATTGTCTTTACTCACCGCCTGTCCTTGCTGGGAACGGTCAGGCATTTTGCCGAGAAAAAGACCATCAAGCCCGATGTGGTGAGTATTCGCTCTGCGGACTGGGGTACCGGAGAGCCAGCCCCCATTCCACTTTCACAGAGTGACATCAAATCCGCCCTAAACACACTCATGAATCAGCGATATCAGGATGCAAAGAAGGCGAGCGAGAACGGCGAATTTGAACATGCCGAAATCTTGCTGAAGTCGATATGCAGCGACTTCAGGATGTTGGTGGAGCGCTCTATTGAAAATGATCTGCTGTGCGGGGTGGTTCAAAGATTCCAACGACCGGTCCATACGTTGAGGCTCAAGGATCTGGCCAAATTGAAGGACGCGGACTGTAACCTCCTTGATTCGCTCATGACCAAATATTCCGGGTTTGAACACTCACAGCCAGCAGAATCACCAGTGGAGCTACCGAAGCCAGACGATCTTTTGACCGACATGACTTTATTGAAAAACTGGCGTGAAGAATACGCGAAGCGCCCCGCCTCTGCGGTGAATGAGTAG
- the pglX gene encoding BREX-1 system adenine-specific DNA-methyltransferase PglX, which produces METAKLKKFAQFARRSLLKQVSAKLKLVLAENSAARRERAEAIKKLEEAIKGHGKEQVIERVAYIWFNRFCALRFMDVNRYTRISVVSPAEGQFQPEILAEAKMGHVDEEMAHAKVRQQVFALLDGKAPSRDPQGEAYRLLVVAACNFWNKAMPFLFQRIDDYTELLMPDDLLSGNSILAYTREAMTPNACEDVEVIGWLYQFYISEKKDEVFDGLKKNKKITPENIPAATQLFTPHWIVRYLVENSLGRLWLLNRPGSKLIEQMDYYIKPEQAETDFLRISKPEEIKICDPACGSGHMLTYAFDLLYAIYEEEGYEPADIPEKILTNNLYGIEIDERAGELAAFALTMKARAKQRRFFNKGVKPNICVLENVHFAEGELKNYMDFVGRDLFTAPLQTTLRQFEEADNFGSLIRPDVTDVDGMLRILESKNVSGQLFISMTHQKVLQALRQADYLSPKYHVVIANPPYMSSGGMNGRLGSWSKDNYPDAKSDLFAMFMERSLALALKQGMTAMINMQAWMFLSSFEVLRTKLLSRATLLSMMHIGERGFDSIGGSVVSTTAFVCSNSVISNKEGVFIRLVDGKSETEKSSMALEAIRNPNCGWLYRSLANDFSRIPGHPIAYWASKPTIQAFESGARLGDDLDTAQGMKTLDNERFIRRWQEVSFSKITCHSVPDKQWVPINHGGGFRKWYGFQEAVLNWFNDGEEIKKLAKKKYNSVTRTVTGMGHYFENGITWSAISSDLISVRKFGDGFIFTNAGMCAFGNKISQNTAMALLNSKVGIEVLKILAPSVNFGPNQISEIRIIDSGDRTQTIQTNSGKLVRLSCQDWDSCETSWNFSSLPLLNPDYRQSNMKATYQKLRAHWREMTLEMQRLEQENNRIFIDAYGLQDELNEKVNLSEITLTCNPHYRYGNDKSEDELEALLLADTMREMVSYAVGCMFGRYALDKPGLILANQGETIEDYLKRIPEPSFPADDDNVIPMLDGDWFTDDIAERFRKFLRVAFGEDYYEENLRFVEQALNIKGKRNYSIRDYFLGEFYTDHVKRYKKRPIYWLFSSPKGSFNALIYMHRYRPDTVSVVLNDYLREFRTKLTSHKNHLEAVSISASSSQGEKTKALKEIEKITKMIAEMEEYEREVLYPLATEQVEIDLDDGVKVNYPKFRAALKKIVGLDAQED; this is translated from the coding sequence ATGGAAACCGCAAAACTAAAAAAATTCGCCCAGTTCGCCCGCCGCAGCCTGCTGAAACAGGTCTCCGCCAAGCTAAAACTGGTGCTGGCTGAAAACAGCGCCGCCCGGCGTGAACGTGCCGAGGCCATCAAGAAACTGGAAGAGGCGATCAAGGGGCACGGCAAGGAACAGGTCATCGAGCGGGTGGCCTACATCTGGTTCAACCGCTTCTGCGCCCTGCGTTTCATGGATGTGAACCGCTACACCCGCATCAGCGTTGTGTCTCCCGCCGAGGGACAGTTCCAGCCCGAGATTCTGGCTGAAGCCAAAATGGGCCACGTTGACGAAGAAATGGCGCACGCCAAAGTCCGGCAACAGGTATTTGCCCTGCTCGATGGCAAAGCCCCCAGCCGCGACCCGCAGGGTGAGGCTTACCGGCTGCTGGTGGTGGCCGCCTGCAACTTCTGGAACAAGGCAATGCCGTTCCTGTTCCAGCGCATCGACGACTACACCGAACTGCTGATGCCCGACGACCTGCTCTCGGGCAATTCCATCCTCGCCTATACCCGCGAGGCGATGACGCCGAATGCCTGCGAGGATGTCGAGGTGATCGGCTGGCTCTACCAGTTCTACATCTCCGAGAAGAAGGACGAGGTGTTTGACGGCCTGAAGAAGAACAAGAAGATCACGCCCGAAAACATCCCTGCCGCCACCCAGCTTTTTACCCCGCACTGGATTGTGCGCTACCTGGTGGAAAACTCCCTCGGCCGCCTGTGGCTGCTCAACCGTCCGGGCTCGAAGCTAATTGAGCAAATGGACTATTACATCAAGCCCGAACAGGCCGAGACGGATTTCCTCCGCATCAGTAAGCCGGAAGAGATCAAGATTTGCGATCCGGCCTGCGGCTCCGGCCACATGCTCACCTATGCCTTTGACCTGCTCTATGCCATCTACGAGGAGGAAGGCTACGAGCCCGCCGATATCCCGGAGAAGATCCTCACCAATAACCTCTACGGCATCGAGATCGACGAGCGCGCCGGGGAACTGGCCGCCTTTGCCCTGACAATGAAGGCCCGCGCAAAACAGCGCCGCTTCTTCAACAAGGGCGTCAAGCCGAACATCTGCGTGCTGGAAAATGTCCACTTCGCCGAGGGCGAACTGAAGAACTACATGGACTTCGTCGGACGCGACCTGTTTACCGCGCCGCTGCAAACCACCCTGCGCCAGTTCGAAGAGGCCGACAACTTCGGCTCCCTGATTCGCCCTGACGTCACCGACGTGGACGGCATGCTCAGGATTCTGGAGTCAAAGAACGTCTCCGGCCAGCTGTTTATCAGCATGACACACCAGAAGGTGCTGCAAGCCCTGCGGCAGGCCGATTACCTGAGCCCGAAATACCATGTGGTGATTGCCAATCCTCCGTATATGAGCAGTGGAGGCATGAATGGTCGCTTGGGCTCGTGGTCGAAAGATAACTACCCCGATGCGAAGTCGGATCTTTTTGCGATGTTTATGGAAAGGTCGTTGGCTCTTGCGTTAAAGCAAGGCATGACTGCGATGATAAACATGCAAGCCTGGATGTTTCTTTCTTCTTTTGAGGTTCTCAGAACCAAGCTTTTGTCTCGCGCAACCCTACTCTCAATGATGCATATTGGTGAGCGTGGGTTTGACTCTATTGGTGGCTCCGTTGTTTCAACAACTGCATTCGTTTGCAGCAATTCCGTTATCTCAAACAAGGAAGGTGTATTTATTCGACTTGTTGATGGCAAATCAGAGACAGAAAAGTCGTCGATGGCTCTCGAAGCAATCCGAAACCCAAACTGCGGCTGGTTGTATCGTTCTCTTGCCAATGACTTTTCTAGAATTCCCGGACATCCGATAGCGTACTGGGCATCAAAGCCAACCATTCAAGCATTCGAGTCTGGCGCAAGACTTGGCGATGATCTTGATACTGCTCAGGGAATGAAGACTCTGGATAACGAAAGGTTTATTCGCAGGTGGCAAGAGGTTTCTTTTTCGAAAATTACTTGTCATTCAGTACCAGACAAGCAATGGGTTCCGATAAATCACGGTGGTGGATTCAGGAAATGGTATGGATTTCAAGAAGCTGTTTTGAACTGGTTTAACGATGGCGAGGAAATAAAAAAGCTTGCCAAGAAGAAATACAACTCGGTAACTCGTACAGTCACGGGCATGGGGCATTACTTTGAGAATGGAATAACTTGGAGTGCTATTTCATCCGATCTTATAAGTGTCAGGAAGTTTGGCGATGGCTTTATATTTACAAATGCAGGCATGTGTGCCTTTGGAAATAAAATAAGTCAAAACACCGCAATGGCGCTCCTTAATTCGAAAGTTGGTATCGAAGTATTAAAAATACTCGCCCCCTCGGTAAATTTTGGCCCCAATCAAATTAGCGAGATCAGAATTATTGATTCTGGTGACCGTACACAAACTATCCAGACCAACTCAGGGAAGTTAGTAAGGCTTTCATGCCAAGACTGGGACTCCTGCGAAACCTCCTGGAACTTCAGCAGTCTGCCGCTCCTGAATCCCGACTACCGTCAGTCAAACATGAAAGCCACCTACCAGAAGCTCCGCGCCCACTGGCGGGAGATGACGCTGGAGATGCAGCGGCTGGAGCAAGAGAACAACCGCATCTTTATTGACGCCTACGGCCTGCAAGATGAGCTGAATGAAAAAGTTAACCTCAGCGAAATCACCCTGACCTGTAACCCGCACTACCGCTACGGCAACGACAAGAGCGAGGACGAGTTGGAGGCGCTGCTGCTGGCCGACACCATGCGCGAGATGGTCTCCTATGCCGTGGGCTGCATGTTTGGCCGTTATGCACTGGACAAACCGGGCCTGATCCTGGCCAACCAGGGAGAGACCATCGAGGATTACCTGAAGCGGATTCCGGAGCCCAGCTTCCCGGCCGATGACGACAACGTCATCCCCATGCTCGATGGCGACTGGTTCACCGACGATATCGCCGAGCGCTTCCGTAAATTCTTGCGCGTGGCGTTTGGCGAGGATTACTACGAGGAAAACCTCCGGTTCGTCGAGCAGGCGCTGAACATCAAGGGCAAGCGCAACTACTCCATCCGCGACTACTTCCTTGGCGAGTTCTACACCGACCATGTGAAACGCTACAAGAAGCGGCCCATCTACTGGCTGTTCTCCAGCCCCAAAGGCAGCTTCAACGCGCTGATCTACATGCACCGCTACCGTCCCGATACGGTCAGCGTGGTGCTTAACGACTACCTGCGCGAGTTCCGCACCAAGCTCACCTCGCACAAGAACCATCTTGAGGCGGTCAGCATCAGCGCCAGCAGCAGCCAGGGCGAGAAGACCAAGGCCCTGAAGGAGATCGAGAAGATCACCAAGATGATCGCCGAGATGGAAGAGTACGAACGCGAGGTGCTGTACCCGCTGGCCACCGAGCAAGTGGAAATCGACCTCGACGATGGCGTCAAGGTCAACTACCCCAAATTCCGAGCGGCCTTGAAGAAGATCGTCGGCCTGGATGCGCAAGAGGATTAA
- the pglZ gene encoding BREX-1 system phosphatase PglZ type A encodes MEDRIAQALTKLFDRHRIVFWYDSKQELRDDFEALQLPGVEKLKLTNNEYGIKYRLLREQPEQKFLLYREGPQPADLDNWLLDVQLAHGEFRTDQVAIWLSELELGLEFTDVVQAHAEFFQAIKRKDTLKKLLKADDTTGQIRLKMLAVCTGSEPRMDAVVENLLQELADSRDEKIKLIARCSLDGFLWEQMTRCYGYKSDEPGIRDFAIELFKSCYAMTVGGGGAENQVKLTGDALVFLKRWKDSRQFEGGFETLSGECAEVLGIEQDLAKRDFRELIELDYFRLIDQKIISDLVRAVAARTVSSGDVAIWVRQRRQGHWYREYRHLYEAVDYAAQFTHALGEANLTMESLAEGVQRYSRFWYLLDQLYRKFTYHVRMSGQASLMGSLTDQIENLYSNNYLLKLGDRFQTFVDAASKWEAFPVRKQKEFFEHWVRPFLRKDNKVCVIISDAMRYEVGDELLSLIRQEDRYSAELEPALSMLPSYTQLGMAALLPNKDLAIAYNETGTVLVDGQSSQGTANRIKILGQAISQRATACKVDELMAMKGDDCRALVRDHDVIYVYHNRIDATGDKRESEERVFEAVEETLQELIRLIKKLTGANANNLLVTSDHGFIYQNRAIDESDFSGVDAEGDQILFRDRRFVLGKGLTEASSLHKFTPEQLGLAGEVEVQIPKSINRLRLKGSGSRFVHGGASLQEVVIPVLKINKKRQSDVTAVEVDILRGASSVITSGQLAVTMYQTGPVTDKIQPRVLRAGIYTEAGDLISDSHDLIFDLSADNPRKRELQVRFVLTRKADEANGQEVTLRLEEKHAGTSHYKEYKSLRYLMRRSFTSDFDL; translated from the coding sequence ATGGAAGACCGCATTGCCCAGGCCCTGACCAAGCTCTTCGACCGACACCGGATAGTCTTCTGGTACGACTCCAAGCAGGAGTTGCGCGACGATTTCGAGGCGCTTCAACTGCCCGGCGTCGAGAAGCTGAAGCTGACCAACAACGAGTACGGCATCAAGTACCGACTGCTGCGCGAGCAACCGGAACAGAAATTCCTGCTCTACCGGGAAGGCCCTCAGCCCGCCGATCTGGATAACTGGCTGCTGGATGTACAATTGGCCCACGGCGAGTTCCGCACCGATCAGGTGGCCATCTGGCTGTCCGAACTGGAGCTCGGCCTGGAGTTCACGGATGTGGTGCAGGCCCATGCGGAGTTCTTTCAGGCGATCAAGCGCAAGGACACCCTCAAGAAGCTGCTGAAAGCGGATGACACCACCGGGCAGATTCGCCTGAAGATGCTGGCGGTATGCACCGGTAGCGAGCCACGCATGGATGCGGTGGTGGAAAACCTGCTGCAGGAACTGGCCGACAGCCGGGACGAGAAGATCAAACTGATCGCTCGGTGCAGCCTGGACGGTTTCCTCTGGGAACAGATGACCCGCTGCTATGGTTACAAGTCCGACGAGCCGGGCATCCGCGACTTCGCCATCGAGTTGTTCAAGTCCTGCTATGCGATGACTGTGGGTGGTGGGGGCGCCGAGAACCAAGTGAAGCTGACCGGTGACGCGCTAGTGTTTCTCAAGCGCTGGAAGGACAGCCGTCAGTTCGAAGGCGGCTTCGAAACCCTCTCGGGGGAATGCGCCGAGGTCCTTGGTATTGAACAGGATTTGGCCAAGCGGGATTTCCGCGAGTTGATCGAGCTGGATTACTTCCGCCTGATCGACCAGAAGATCATCAGTGATCTGGTACGGGCGGTGGCAGCCCGCACGGTCTCCAGCGGAGACGTGGCGATCTGGGTTCGCCAGCGGCGACAAGGCCACTGGTATCGCGAATACCGGCATTTATACGAGGCGGTCGACTACGCCGCCCAGTTCACCCACGCCTTGGGCGAAGCCAATCTGACCATGGAAAGTCTGGCCGAAGGCGTGCAGCGCTACAGCCGCTTCTGGTATCTGCTCGATCAGCTCTACCGTAAGTTCACCTACCATGTGCGCATGTCGGGACAGGCATCGCTGATGGGCAGCCTGACCGATCAGATCGAAAACCTCTATTCCAACAACTACCTGTTGAAGCTGGGCGACCGTTTCCAGACCTTCGTGGATGCGGCATCGAAGTGGGAAGCCTTTCCCGTGCGCAAGCAGAAGGAGTTTTTCGAGCATTGGGTCCGGCCGTTCCTGCGCAAGGACAACAAGGTCTGCGTGATCATCTCCGATGCCATGCGCTACGAGGTCGGCGATGAACTGCTGAGCCTAATCCGCCAAGAGGACCGTTACAGCGCCGAACTGGAACCGGCGCTTTCGATGTTGCCCAGCTACACCCAGCTCGGTATGGCGGCGCTTCTGCCCAACAAGGATCTGGCGATTGCCTACAACGAAACCGGCACCGTGCTGGTGGATGGGCAAAGCTCCCAGGGAACGGCCAACCGCATCAAGATCCTTGGACAGGCAATCAGTCAACGGGCTACCGCCTGCAAGGTCGACGAGTTGATGGCCATGAAGGGGGACGACTGCCGGGCGCTGGTGCGTGATCACGACGTGATCTACGTCTACCACAACCGCATCGACGCCACCGGCGACAAGCGGGAATCCGAGGAACGGGTTTTCGAGGCAGTGGAAGAAACCCTGCAGGAGCTGATTCGCCTGATCAAGAAGCTGACCGGGGCCAACGCCAACAACTTGCTGGTGACCTCGGACCATGGCTTCATCTACCAGAACCGCGCCATCGACGAGAGCGACTTTTCCGGGGTCGATGCCGAGGGCGACCAGATTCTGTTCCGGGACCGCCGCTTCGTGCTTGGCAAAGGGCTTACTGAGGCATCCAGCCTGCACAAGTTCACCCCCGAGCAGCTTGGCCTTGCCGGTGAGGTGGAGGTGCAGATTCCCAAGTCGATCAACCGCCTGCGGCTAAAGGGTTCCGGCAGCCGCTTTGTTCATGGCGGGGCCTCGTTGCAGGAGGTGGTGATCCCGGTGCTCAAGATTAACAAGAAGCGCCAGAGCGATGTCACCGCCGTTGAGGTGGACATCCTGCGCGGGGCCAGTTCGGTGATTACCTCCGGCCAACTGGCGGTGACCATGTACCAGACCGGGCCGGTGACGGACAAGATTCAGCCACGAGTGCTGCGGGCTGGCATCTACACCGAGGCAGGCGACCTGATCTCCGACAGCCATGACCTGATCTTTGATCTGAGCGCGGACAATCCCCGGAAACGAGAACTGCAGGTGCGCTTTGTGCTGACCCGCAAGGCCGATGAGGCGAACGGCCAGGAAGTCACTCTGCGACTGGAGGAGAAGCACGCCGGGACTTCGCATTACAAGGAATACAAGTCGCTCCGGTACTTGATGCGACGTTCATTTACCAGCGACTTCGACCTTTAA